One Manihot esculenta cultivar AM560-2 chromosome 6, M.esculenta_v8, whole genome shotgun sequence DNA segment encodes these proteins:
- the LOC110618048 gene encoding protein YIP4b, with amino-acid sequence MSHSDTIPLHASSQSDIDEIENLINASVQSGPATVLPARPPSPPRIPVSSSPFIQSNLPPLPPTNQKPSYVPSVPAAPAPPSPTVNSHSSAGASGFGSSPNTLTEPVWDTVKRDLSRIVSNLKLVVFPNPFREDPGKALRDWDLWGPFFFIVFLGLTLSWSASVKKSEVFAVAFALLAAGAVILTLNVLLLGGHIIFFQSLSLLGYCLFPLDVGAVICMLKDNVIIKVVVACVTLAWSSWAAYPFMSSAVNPRRKALALYPVFLMYVSVGFLIIAIN; translated from the exons ATGTCGCACAGCGACACAATCCCTCTTCACGCATCTTCCCAATCGGACATCGATGAAATCGAGAACCTAATCAACGCCAGCGTTCAATCCGGCCCGGCGACGGTCCTACCAGCCCGCCCACCTAGCCCGCCACGAATCCCTGTCTCTTCATCTCCATTCATTCAGTCGAATCTCCCGCCACTGCCACCAACAAACCAGAAACCGTCGTATGTCCCATCTGTTCCTGCTGCGCCGGCTCCGCCTTCACCTACAGTTAACTCTCATTCGAGTGCTGGGGCGTCCGGATTTGGGTCATCTCCGAATACGTTGACTGAGCCTGTTTGGGATACGGTGAAGAGAGATCTGTCGAGGATTGTGAGTAATTTGAAGCTGGTGGTATTTCCTAACCCGTTTAGAGAAGATCCAGGCAAGGCTTTGAGGGATTGGGATTTGTGGGGCCCATTTTTCTTCATAGTGTTTCTGGGGCTTACTCTCTCATGGTCTGCTTCGGTGAAGAAG TCTGAGGTTTTCGCTGTTGCATTTGCACTCCTTGCAGCTGGTGCTGTAATCTTGACACTGAATGTTTTGCTACTG GGTGGACACATAATTTTCTTCCAAAGTCTGAGTCTTCTGGGATATTGTCTCTTCCCTTTGGACGTTGGAGCCGTAATCTGTATGTTGAAGGACAATGTGATAATAAAAGTGGTGGTTGCGTGTGTGACATTGGCTTGGAGCTCATGGGCTGCCTATCCATTCATGAGCTCAGCTGTCAACCCAAGAAGAAAGGCTCTTGCTCTTTACCCTGTTTTTCTTATGTACGTATCTGTTGGTTTCCTCATTATTGCCATTAATTAA